The following coding sequences are from one Candidatus Thorarchaeota archaeon window:
- a CDS encoding NADH-quinone oxidoreductase subunit N, whose amino-acid sequence MMQLVSTFADLIRSLFAPLTDLMVRYIPATWLGSLPVLTLLAFAIISLAVGMRYNPFILSLIGVVLAGIEMVVIDSGLYGVSFGGLFVRGAFADFFIYIILIASFLVVLASNSFIGDKGPFHFLLLMSVAGALWIVMATDLVGLFLAWEMMSTPTYALAAMGPKRAAVDGAIKYFVMGLLASMLMLVGIALVYGVAGTVNIAEVAQVVQVYWTNPTLDTSAVATLLLAVVLFVIAFGFKIGVFPGWMWVADTYGSADGTVSAYLAGGTKKAGVGAIMRILFAGFFVARLEWMPLLVGGAIFTMFIGNILALREKNIMRMLAYSSIAMMGYLFIGLAAGTQLGASAAMFHAFVHALMKTSAFILVWALSLRLAKRVTYDDLEGLNKRSPVAAALLAVLMLALSGMPLTAGFWSKLILFASAVEVGMWWLALLGVLNSVISLGYYLRVLKVCYMFEPRSDETIKISRLSLIAVGIGVLGVFVLFIIPGLVLDYATLAAMALIG is encoded by the coding sequence ATGATGCAACTCGTATCCACATTTGCCGATCTCATTCGTTCCCTGTTCGCCCCCTTGACCGACCTGATGGTGCGATACATCCCTGCGACGTGGTTGGGATCCCTTCCTGTTCTCACGTTGCTTGCGTTCGCTATCATCTCACTTGCGGTGGGGATGCGGTACAATCCGTTCATTCTCAGTCTCATCGGTGTTGTCCTTGCGGGTATTGAGATGGTCGTGATCGACAGCGGTCTCTATGGGGTTTCATTTGGTGGACTCTTTGTCAGAGGTGCCTTTGCTGACTTTTTCATCTATATCATTCTGATTGCGTCGTTTCTGGTGGTGCTTGCCTCCAACTCGTTCATTGGCGATAAGGGGCCTTTCCATTTCTTGTTGCTGATGTCAGTCGCAGGTGCGCTGTGGATCGTCATGGCCACTGATCTGGTCGGGCTCTTTCTCGCGTGGGAGATGATGTCTACTCCCACATATGCTCTGGCCGCAATGGGGCCAAAACGCGCAGCCGTGGATGGTGCGATCAAGTACTTTGTCATGGGCCTTCTTGCATCGATGCTGATGCTCGTTGGTATTGCTTTGGTCTATGGTGTTGCTGGAACTGTGAACATTGCTGAGGTCGCTCAAGTCGTTCAGGTCTATTGGACGAATCCTACGCTCGATACATCCGCAGTGGCCACTCTATTGTTGGCAGTAGTGCTCTTTGTGATCGCCTTTGGATTCAAGATCGGTGTCTTTCCCGGCTGGATGTGGGTGGCTGACACCTACGGGAGTGCGGATGGTACGGTCTCTGCATACCTTGCTGGCGGGACCAAAAAGGCGGGTGTAGGTGCCATCATGCGGATCTTGTTCGCTGGGTTCTTTGTGGCCCGTCTTGAGTGGATGCCCCTTCTGGTGGGCGGGGCGATTTTCACGATGTTCATCGGAAACATTCTTGCTCTCAGAGAGAAGAATATCATGCGCATGCTTGCATATTCCAGTATTGCCATGATGGGGTACCTATTCATCGGTCTTGCAGCAGGTACTCAGCTTGGTGCGTCAGCGGCGATGTTTCATGCATTTGTTCACGCTCTGATGAAGACCTCAGCTTTCATTCTTGTCTGGGCACTATCACTTCGTCTGGCAAAGAGAGTCACCTATGACGATCTGGAAGGTCTCAACAAGAGGTCTCCTGTGGCCGCAGCACTCTTGGCAGTCTTGATGCTTGCTCTCTCGGGGATGCCCCTTACTGCTGGCTTCTGGTCAAAGCTGATCCTCTTTGCAAGTGCTGTCGAAGTTGGCATGTGGTGGCTGGCCCTGCTTGGTGTCCTCAACTCGGTGATCTCGCTCGGCTACTATCTGCGAGTGCTGAAGGTATGCTACATGTTCGAACCACGTTCCGACGAGACCATAAAGATCTCAAGGCTCTCGCTGATCGCAGTCGGTATCGGTGTCCTTGGTGTCTTTGTGTTGTTTATCATACCCGGTCTCGTGCTGGACTATGCTACACTTGCAGCAATGGCTCTGATTGGATGA
- a CDS encoding NADH-quinone oxidoreductase subunit M: MQNELALSIISLVPMNILAFMMLLPAVGAVIAYLAGERGSRVITLLITVVELVLALALMGAIDPQINPADPNVGMNYLWEFTMGTINYGSHTTSLQIALGVDGLSAVMVLLANIVVLAAALCSNHITESRKLYYSLFMLLQTGLIGVFLAVDLMAFFIFWELVLIPMFFIIGRWGEEGSQHAAIKFFIYTHFGSAVMLIGFFVLYFVSGLYTFNMLVLRSAGLSPDIQIGFALAVFVGAGVKLPVWPLHNWLPWAHVKAPTPGSVILAGILLKMGGYGFLRLGLWMVPEGFARLSIPFAALAVFTCIYAAFVALAQTDLKSMVAYTSINHMAWVLLGVAVGSAMAIQGAVYMMFSHGVIISIMFIVAGELKHLTGTRNIPEIKGLGKQAPRLSAIFVLGSLAAFGLPGFSGFLAEFFTLMGAVPVFVWSGFITLGVFLTVGYLLWTLNRIVFSEPDPEHYIRKAPWQDLIAPVLLLIPVILLGFWPDLIMTFIQPFAELIVGGATP; encoded by the coding sequence ATGCAGAACGAACTCGCTCTCTCAATCATCTCATTGGTTCCCATGAACATCTTGGCATTTATGATGCTCCTCCCGGCAGTCGGCGCAGTCATTGCCTATCTTGCTGGTGAGCGGGGGTCTCGTGTGATCACCCTCCTCATCACGGTCGTAGAACTGGTTCTTGCTCTGGCTCTCATGGGCGCAATTGACCCACAGATCAATCCCGCTGACCCTAATGTCGGAATGAACTATCTCTGGGAGTTCACCATGGGCACCATCAATTATGGCTCTCATACCACATCTCTCCAGATCGCACTCGGTGTTGATGGGCTCTCCGCGGTCATGGTCCTTCTTGCAAACATTGTTGTACTTGCCGCAGCTCTCTGCTCCAATCATATCACCGAATCACGAAAGCTCTACTACTCACTCTTCATGCTCTTACAGACAGGTCTCATCGGAGTGTTCCTTGCTGTCGATCTGATGGCGTTCTTCATCTTCTGGGAGCTGGTCCTTATTCCCATGTTCTTTATCATCGGACGCTGGGGTGAAGAGGGTTCACAGCACGCTGCGATCAAGTTCTTCATCTACACCCATTTTGGTTCGGCAGTGATGCTGATTGGTTTCTTTGTCCTCTATTTTGTGTCTGGACTCTATACCTTCAATATGCTTGTCCTGAGAAGTGCGGGTCTCTCACCGGATATTCAGATCGGTTTTGCACTGGCCGTATTCGTTGGTGCCGGTGTCAAACTCCCCGTCTGGCCGCTGCACAACTGGCTTCCGTGGGCGCATGTCAAGGCTCCTACTCCGGGTTCGGTCATCCTTGCAGGTATTCTCCTCAAGATGGGTGGGTATGGCTTTCTCCGTCTTGGCCTCTGGATGGTGCCTGAGGGCTTTGCACGACTGAGCATACCCTTTGCAGCCTTAGCGGTGTTCACCTGTATCTACGCCGCCTTTGTGGCCCTTGCCCAGACTGACCTCAAGAGCATGGTCGCATACACATCGATCAATCACATGGCGTGGGTGCTGCTCGGTGTGGCGGTTGGATCGGCAATGGCCATTCAGGGTGCAGTATACATGATGTTCTCTCACGGAGTCATCATCTCGATCATGTTCATTGTGGCCGGAGAACTCAAGCACTTGACGGGCACACGAAACATTCCTGAGATCAAAGGCCTTGGAAAACAGGCACCACGCCTCTCTGCGATCTTTGTTCTGGGCTCGCTTGCGGCCTTTGGGCTACCCGGGTTCAGCGGATTCCTCGCGGAGTTCTTCACGCTGATGGGTGCCGTTCCCGTCTTCGTCTGGAGTGGATTCATCACACTTGGAGTCTTTCTCACGGTCGGTTATCTGCTGTGGACGCTGAACCGAATCGTCTTCTCTGAGCCTGATCCAGAACACTACATCAGGAAGGCTCCGTGGCAGGATCTCATTGCTCCTGTGCTTCTCCTGATTCCGGTCATTCTTCTCGGGTTCTGGCCGGACCTGATCATGACCTTCATACAACCCTTCGCCGAACTCATTGTCGGAGGTGCAACACCATGA